The segment GAGCATTTTGCAATTTTCAGAAAAAAGTACAATTAAGTTTCTAGTCCGGATACTTCAAATGAAGCTTCACGATAACAATCCCAGGACTTACCGAGCAGACTTTTGCTTGGTTAGTTGGTGACTCTACTAGTTACATGGGTGTTAAGAAGCCTTGCATACCATGTCTGCTTCCGAGATCTTCACCAATATTAATACAAAGAAACACAAGTGGGAAAACATGGTCAAGCCTTTTTATGCAAACATTAGAGAAAAAACCAATGCTAGGAAAATCACTGGCTAGCCACCCTTGGCAGGAGCACTTAAGAGTGTGGCCCAGATAAAagccaaaaatattttaatctagCACAATACAAACTGAgactaaaaaaaattgtcacatGGTTGCACCAAGAAACCCAGTGGCTAAAGCagtaattgaaaatgattaaacATATTTAAGTATACTAACATTCTCCGTGAAGAGGCTTACCACcaagaaatttataaatttttggaaGAACAATGACCTTCAGCTTATACGCCTTATCAGGAAAGAATtatattgaaaagacaaaatgTACATGTGAAAAGGTCTGCACTTAGGAGAGAAGGGGGATTGAGAGGATGGGACATCAACAGCATGTTTTTGCAATTAAAACAAGAATTCCATATGTTCAGACAAATTATGCACCAAAAAGATTCTGTAAAATTTATGTTCATGCAGACTGATGCATAAAATTATAGCAtagaatttgataataataagcCATTACAATTGTTGGTTCAAAGTATACAAAATAGTCAACATTCTCTCTGTCTTTCAGGTCAAATTGGGACATCCCAAAAACAAGCCCGAAaacaagggaaaaagaaatgacTACAGACTGAATGACTGCAGTGTCTAGAACACACTGCAAATCACTGTCGCAGTTTCAAAACATACCATTAATAATGAAAGACCTGTGCACATGCCTTCAATAAAGTAATTATTGTGCAaaactatacaaatatatagaATTACCCATCCAAATGGCACTGAGATACTTAACATGAGCGGATAAGCATTCCAACACAATTGAAAGACAGTGCACAGGTGATTGTACGAGATGCTACATGATGGCGACTATAAAGTATGAATTTTGCATATATCAACTCCCATTGCAGTGATCAGTCAACTTGGCTATGGTGGATCTCAGCTTCACAAAAGGGGTAGTGAATGGTGGGAAATGTTTGCAAAATGTGTAGCATTCCAACTTTAGATGGTTCATGAAACAGTTCGACCATGGCAAACAGATGCAATATAAAGATTCTTTGCCCATTTCTCCTGCAAAAAAAGCCTTGTGTGAATACTTGTGCTTCCAGAaagaaattttatgtataaaacaaagaaaatagataaaaaaatagctcaataaaattatgcaaagTGAACAAATTTGAATGGTCTACCTTAACATGAGTACTAGGAAAAGCAGAAGTCCTAAGAGTCTCTTGAGTTTCATCAGCTGGTTTTCGTCTTGGAACACTAAGAACAAATGCAGCCTGGTCCCAAGTTGCTGCAGTTGATGTGATACGGTAACCACTATCCCACCTCCGATGAATACCTTCACTAGGATACAAAAAATCTAGTTCCACGACCTGAAGTTGAGAGGAAGAGAATGTTATATAAGACATATTTCTAGCTACCAAATGCATTCAGCTTGAGAAGACAGTTGCAAATCCCAAAAGAGACCTGGTCAGAAAATCCTGCACCACGTGACATAACAATTGCCCACCTACTTCCAGCTGTGGCCATGGCAGTGACATAAAAACCCTCCCTCCATTTTTTATTGATCCACTTAAACGGAAACGAATCGCTGACTTTGTAGGATTGCTGCAAATACTGGGTCCCtataaaaaagagaagaataaaagctaaggaataaaaatatttagaatcaCATTAACTTCAGCAGTAATGAAACTAACCTTTAGACATTACAACAAAAGAGCTACCATTATTAGCGCCAGCTATTGCACTGATGTAGTAATTTTTCTCCCATTGCTCCATTATCCATTCCTTCAATATCACCGATTCACATGGTTAATTGGTCTAAGAAAACTTAACAAAAAGCTTAAGATTTGAAATGACTAGCATTTATATGGAACATAAGTATAACCGCCCTCATCTCTTGGTAAAATGCAAGAaaccaaacacattaataaagatttaaaataaCTAGAATTTATGTGGAACACTAGCAACCTTGTGAAGGAAGTAGGGTGAGAGTTCATAAACTTGAGCACTGAAGCCAGTGCCAGCATCCATAATTAATGCCCACAGATTTGAACACGAAGCCACACTACTGATAAATAGCCCATCTTCATTTCCTTTCTCAATATGTTGTGACAGCCTTCCATCAGCAACATTATAATGATATCTACACAGGAAGGGGAGGGGGATCATCAGTTTTCTTTACCCTTCTATCACTAACTTGACAAGCTTGCAAGTTGACTAAATACCTTTGCTTCATTGGCCGACGAGCATTATAAACACTAATCCATTGAGTTGCGGGCATCCCCATGCGAACCTTCTTCTTTGGCTGTTCATCTTCTTCGTCCTCCACTGTCAGTCGTCCTCTCTTATGTCCTACCTGATATATAAGCTTTACAGcacaaatatatacatcaaATGAATACCAaatcaaaacaagaaagaaaaatatttacgAAAAAAATAGCCAATTGGTTAGAGAAAGACAGATGCAAAGGCATTAAACTACCTTCTGTGCACCATCAGTGTTTATTGGTCTGATATCTGGATTTGGACCAACAATTCCATCAAAAAGGGAGATATATTTTGCATAATTGGGTTCCTCGTCAAACTTCAAATTCACCACATACTCAACAAACTGCCGAAAGGGCTGAGGGCAAAAGCAACACAATGTTTCTGGAGAAGTGGCCATCTTCTTCTTGCATACAAGGAATCCtttattttccccctaaacaAAAAAACTTGATTGGAGTGACatacaaattaatcaaatcataaCACCAACAATTTGGAAATTGCAAAACCTGATATCCTTGCCAAGGAAGTCGGCCacgaagaagaaaaatgagtgTGTATGCAAGTGACTCTAGGTCATCTCTCCTGCTACCAGTTCTACCAAGATGAGCATGCACACTAGCATAGCGCACTGTTCCTCTACATCACAGAAATCAAGATGCACCAGTGAATCTTGGtaaaaaaataacatctaaGAAACCTAAGCTgtaacaattataaataaacaaatttaattctaCCTGAAAACATCTGGACGTTGGTCATATTCAACATGTTGGCCAGTTGAACCATCTCGCCACCTGGTAGCTGTAACATAACACAGACATCAAGATGATACATTGTTAGGTGTACAGCTGCAAATCACACAGACAACAAGACGATACATTATTAAGTGTACACCATTCTGTATGAAGAAGACAGTATCTGTAACAGCTTACCCAGCCCAAGATCAACAAGAAAAAGCTTTTTCTCGTCAGGAGTTCCAGAAGGACCAAGCAAAAAGTTTTCAGGTTTTACATCCCCATGCACATATCTGCCAAAGATAGAAACAGTAGTATCATATTCATAGCACCAATAGACAGCAATAATAGGCGGCAAAAGAATGGATCATCATTGATCATAAATGGGTATTAATGGATAAATTGGAAAAGCCTTCAGAAACTGATAAGAAGTATCACCCTCTAGAGTGCATTTTCTCTAAAATGGAGATTGCTTCAATAGCAATGCATGCAACCATTTCAATTGACATCCTGAATAGATAAAACAGAAGTAGACATTAGATTGGGCTTAAGTGATCAATCCAGTGAATTGTTTTGGATTGTATAAAATTCTGCTATCGGCTTCAAGAAGAACTTACGTATGTGAATTGTTATTCCAAACATCCCATAAACTAGGTCCAAGCATATCCATAACCTGTATGCAATATAGGGTTATATACAAAGTCATTCCATTTgcataagaataaaataaaaataaagccTCTTGGTCTCATAATAGGAGGGTATTGAAGCAGGGACATACCATGACATAGTAGTCACCTTGACGGCCCTTGAAATGAACCCGTGGCACACCATGACTACCGCCAAGTGCACTGTTTAAACAGCAAAAACGGTGAAAGTTAATCCtcacatattatttttacaataaaaacaCATACATGGAAAAGAatacaaaataagataaaacagAAGTCTCACTTGTAAACTTGCCACTCATAAGGTGGTCCATAATTACACCCTTTACTACTTCTATGCTCAAATTTTAAGGCTACCTAGAAGTTCACACAGAAAATGTAAGTGTATTACCATtgtaatttaatacaaaataaaaaaactaaacgaGAGCAATATTAGCAATCATGTAATACCTCTAAAGCTCCTGGCCCAGTTCTTTCAATTGTTGGACTAATCCGCCGACCAACATACACTTGCCCAAAGCCTCCTTTCCCCAGTTTTCTTTCTATTCTGTACAATGGGGAACCACCAACCTGGACCTGCTCTCATGAATCAAAGTAGTAGCGCACCATAAGGACAACCGAATCTTTCAATTCTCAATAATTCCTAATTGGTATGACTTATCTTCACATTGCATTCTACTTCTCagcataaaaatattttaaagaaataataatatgtttttttaaaataatattcatgattcatatatattacATACTGCTGAAATTCCAAAGCAGCACAAAACACgactaaaacaaaaagaaaatgaaattcgtTCTTCAACCATTTTTACAACATTTCTTACCAaccgtaaaaaaaaaagattaacagaaatgttttaaaagttgaagaatttttttaaccttCTCGGGAAGCGGAGCCGTGCTTCCTTCATCCTCAGCTCCAGCACCCTTATCTGCGCTACGGCCACCGCTGTCGTACTCATCCATCTTTCTCTCAGCAACTTCTTCTGCCAAAACCCTAGCCACTTCGTCGTCCTTCAAGGGCGGTGTTTCCTGAACGTtcacaatattattattattaccgTCCTTCTTGTCATCAACAGCGATGATCGCGTTGGGTTTCGTCTTAATCTGTCCGGCTCTCCTTTGTTGTCGAGTTCGAACAGTCAGCTTCTtcctgttattattattattgttattgttaatattgttgTTGGAGGGAGGTTGTTGGCTTGTCGAAATTGGTTCCGGATTCGGGTTCGGGTTTTGGTTGACGGAGGCCCGATATCTGCGAGCTCGGCTACGCAGTTCAGGCATCGTATGGATGTAGTTTATCCATGAAGAAGAAGATTCATGAAGCTTCTAGAATCATCGTTCAGATTCGATTCACCACTCCGGACCAGAAGACGACGACGACGCGTTGGCTTCGTATAGATCGCAATGAGAATGGAGCGAGAAATTTAGGGTTTGGAGAGTGAAATTTTTGAGATCTGTGGAGCCGTTGAGGGAAATGAAAAGAAAGG is part of the Mangifera indica cultivar Alphonso chromosome 13, CATAS_Mindica_2.1, whole genome shotgun sequence genome and harbors:
- the LOC123194600 gene encoding casein kinase 1-like protein HD16, translating into MPELRSRARRYRASVNQNPNPNPEPISTSQQPPSNNNINNNNNNNNRKKLTVRTRQQRRAGQIKTKPNAIIAVDDKKDGNNNNIVNVQETPPLKDDEVARVLAEEVAERKMDEYDSGGRSADKGAGAEDEGSTAPLPEKVQVGGSPLYRIERKLGKGGFGQVYVGRRISPTIERTGPGALEVALKFEHRSSKGCNYGPPYEWQVYNALGGSHGVPRVHFKGRQGDYYVMVMDMLGPSLWDVWNNNSHTMSIEMVACIAIEAISILEKMHSRGYVHGDVKPENFLLGPSGTPDEKKLFLVDLGLATRWRDGSTGQHVEYDQRPDVFRGTVRYASVHAHLGRTGSRRDDLESLAYTLIFLLRGRLPWQGYQGENKGFLVCKKKMATSPETLCCFCPQPFRQFVEYVVNLKFDEEPNYAKYISLFDGIVGPNPDIRPINTDGAQKLIYQVGHKRGRLTVEDEEDEQPKKKVRMGMPATQWISVYNARRPMKQRYHYNVADGRLSQHIEKGNEDGLFISSVASCSNLWALIMDAGTGFSAQVYELSPYFLHKEWIMEQWEKNYYISAIAGANNGSSFVVMSKGTQYLQQSYKVSDSFPFKWINKKWREGFYVTAMATAGSRWAIVMSRGAGFSDQVVELDFLYPSEGIHRRWDSGYRITSTAATWDQAAFVLSVPRRKPADETQETLRTSAFPSTHVKEKWAKNLYIASVCHGRTVS